In Propionicimonas paludicola, a single window of DNA contains:
- a CDS encoding N-acetylneuraminate synthase family protein — MSAASSRLRRFGDRQVGPGEPVYVIGEIGINHNGELSNAIALIDQAKAAGMDAVKFQKRTPEICTPRDQWDIERETPWGRMTYIEYRHRVEFGEDEYRAIDEHCRELGIDWFASPWDVPSVEFLNQFNPPAHKIASASLTDDELLRAARASGHTVILSTGMSTPDQIRHAVEVLGSRNTVLLHANSTYPAPPEQLNLRVINSLMAEYPNVPIGYSGHEVGLQSTLAAVALGACVIERHITLDRAMWGSDQSASVEPEGMRRLVRDIRVLESALGDGIKQVYPGELAAMKKLRRVAGDKAALDGPERAA, encoded by the coding sequence GTGAGTGCTGCCAGTTCCAGATTGCGTCGGTTCGGAGATCGCCAGGTCGGCCCCGGCGAGCCCGTCTACGTGATTGGTGAGATCGGGATCAATCACAACGGTGAGCTGTCGAACGCGATCGCCCTGATCGATCAGGCCAAGGCCGCCGGCATGGACGCGGTGAAGTTCCAGAAGCGGACCCCGGAGATCTGCACCCCGCGGGACCAGTGGGATATCGAGCGAGAGACTCCCTGGGGCCGGATGACCTACATCGAGTACCGGCATCGCGTCGAGTTCGGTGAGGACGAGTACCGGGCCATCGACGAGCACTGTCGCGAGTTGGGCATCGACTGGTTCGCCTCCCCGTGGGACGTGCCGAGTGTCGAGTTCCTCAATCAGTTCAACCCGCCGGCCCACAAGATCGCCTCGGCCAGCCTCACCGACGACGAGTTGCTGCGAGCCGCTCGCGCCAGCGGGCACACGGTGATCCTGTCGACCGGGATGTCCACCCCGGATCAGATCCGGCACGCCGTCGAGGTGCTCGGCAGCCGCAACACCGTCCTGCTGCATGCCAACAGCACCTACCCGGCCCCGCCGGAGCAGCTGAACCTGCGGGTGATCAACTCGCTGATGGCCGAGTACCCCAACGTCCCGATCGGCTACTCCGGCCACGAGGTCGGCCTGCAGTCGACCCTGGCCGCGGTGGCCCTGGGCGCCTGCGTGATCGAGCGGCACATCACCTTGGACCGCGCCATGTGGGGCTCGGACCAGTCCGCCTCGGTCGAGCCGGAGGGGATGCGTCGCCTGGTCCGGGACATCCGGGTGCTGGAGTCGGCTCTCGGTGACGGCATCAAGCAGGTCTACCCCGGAGAGCTGGCCGCGATGAAGAAGCTGCGCCGGGTCGCCGGCGACAAGGCCGCGCTGGACGGACCGGAGCGGGCGGCATGA
- a CDS encoding inorganic phosphate transporter, protein MTPEFILLSLVVVTALAFDFTNGFHDTANAMATSIATRALSPKAAVSLSAVLNLVGAFLSVEVAVTVTNAVIRIQNPDGSPKPELMADDGHGLLLILMAGLAGAIIWNILTWLWGLPSSSSHALFGGLIGATVASMGWQGVKWVGEGYHLDGVVGKVVLPALLSPAIAIVVAYIGTKLVFKLTQGVARRYQEAGFRWGQIFTASLLSLSHGTNDAQKTMGVVTLALIANGAWTSTTDIPLWVKFACALAIASGTYIGGWRIIRTMGKGLVEISSPQGMAAESASAAVILTSSQLGFALSTTHVCTGSILGSGLGRRGAAVRWNVAGRMALAWLTTLPLAGLVGAGMWWIGHLLGQGAGAFVVFAIMCAAALYMWWHSKRDPISHHNVNDAWEEPKDRAEKDAAPVAGGTH, encoded by the coding sequence GTGACCCCTGAGTTCATACTCCTGTCGCTAGTTGTTGTCACAGCATTAGCCTTCGACTTCACCAACGGCTTTCATGACACGGCTAACGCAATGGCCACCTCCATCGCCACCCGCGCGCTCAGCCCGAAGGCTGCGGTCAGCCTGTCCGCAGTCCTGAACCTGGTCGGCGCGTTCCTGTCGGTCGAGGTTGCCGTGACGGTCACGAATGCGGTGATCCGGATCCAGAACCCCGACGGCAGTCCAAAGCCGGAGTTGATGGCCGACGACGGCCACGGCCTGCTGCTGATTCTGATGGCCGGCCTCGCCGGAGCCATCATCTGGAACATCCTCACCTGGCTGTGGGGGCTGCCGTCCAGCTCCTCGCACGCTCTGTTCGGCGGACTGATCGGAGCCACCGTGGCCTCGATGGGCTGGCAGGGCGTCAAGTGGGTCGGTGAGGGCTATCACCTCGACGGAGTGGTGGGCAAGGTGGTGCTACCCGCCTTGCTCTCGCCGGCCATCGCCATCGTCGTCGCCTACATCGGCACCAAACTCGTCTTCAAACTCACCCAAGGCGTGGCCCGGCGCTACCAGGAGGCCGGCTTCCGCTGGGGCCAGATCTTCACCGCCTCGCTGCTCTCGCTCTCGCACGGCACCAACGACGCGCAGAAGACCATGGGCGTGGTCACCTTGGCCCTGATCGCCAACGGCGCCTGGACGTCCACCACCGACATTCCACTGTGGGTGAAGTTTGCCTGTGCCCTCGCGATCGCCTCGGGCACCTACATCGGCGGCTGGCGGATCATCCGGACCATGGGCAAGGGCCTGGTCGAGATCTCCTCGCCGCAGGGCATGGCCGCCGAGAGCGCGTCCGCCGCGGTGATCCTGACCTCCAGCCAGCTCGGCTTCGCGCTGTCCACCACGCACGTCTGCACCGGTTCGATCCTTGGCTCCGGCCTGGGCCGCCGCGGCGCAGCCGTCCGCTGGAACGTGGCCGGCCGGATGGCGCTGGCCTGGCTGACCACGCTGCCGTTGGCCGGACTGGTCGGCGCCGGCATGTGGTGGATCGGCCATCTCCTCGGCCAGGGTGCGGGCGCCTTCGTCGTCTTCGCCATCATGTGCGCCGCCGCTCTCTACATGTGGTGGCACTCCAAGCGTGATCCGATCAGCCACCACAACGTCAACGACGCCTGGGAAGAGCCGAAGGATCGCGCCGAAAAGGACGCCGCCCCGGTCGCAGGAGGTACCCACTGA
- the metG gene encoding methionine--tRNA ligase, with translation MSSRILAAVAWPYANGPRHIGHVSGFGVPSDVFARYQRMAGNQVLMVSGTDEHGTAIQVQADKEGLTPQQTADKYHQVIAEDLQALGCSYDLYTRTTTLNHRAVVQELFRTLHDNGYVVAQTEMGAISPSTGRTLPDRYIEGTCPVCGYDGARGDQCDNCGRQLDPIDLINPKSRINGEVPEFIETEHFFLDLPALAGALGEWLATRTDWRPNVMKFSLNLLKELRPRAITRDLDWGVPIPLEGWEDASMKRIYVWFDAVVGYLSAAVEWAQRSGDPDAWKLWWQSSEASSYYFMGKDNITFHSVIWPAILLGANGSGDKGGHGSAFSPLNLPTEVVSSEYLTMSGSKLASSRGHVIYVRDFLAEFGPDALRYFIAVNGPENQDTDFTWEEFVRRNNFELANEWGNLVNRSISMAHKNVGAIPVAGELTEADQALLDASKAAFDVVGDLWGRCKFKQATTEAMRVVSLANKYISDQEPWKLKDDPARRDTVLHVALQVVSDANTLLTPLLPHAAQKIFEALGGQGVWAAQPELRTVSQEGGPDYPVLTGDYVNQQAVWASRPIVAGTPLAKPTPLFTKLDETLAETGPSWAPIG, from the coding sequence GTGAGTTCCCGCATCCTGGCAGCAGTTGCCTGGCCCTACGCCAACGGCCCTCGTCATATCGGTCACGTCTCCGGCTTCGGCGTCCCCTCGGACGTCTTCGCCCGCTACCAGCGAATGGCCGGCAACCAGGTGCTGATGGTCTCCGGCACCGATGAGCACGGCACGGCCATCCAGGTGCAGGCCGACAAGGAGGGCCTCACCCCGCAGCAGACCGCCGACAAGTATCACCAGGTGATCGCCGAGGATCTGCAGGCGCTGGGCTGCTCCTACGACCTCTACACCCGCACCACCACGCTGAACCACCGCGCGGTCGTCCAGGAGCTGTTCCGGACGCTGCACGACAACGGCTACGTGGTCGCCCAGACCGAGATGGGCGCCATCTCGCCGTCCACCGGACGCACCCTGCCCGACCGCTACATCGAGGGCACCTGCCCGGTGTGTGGCTATGACGGCGCCCGTGGCGACCAGTGCGACAACTGTGGACGCCAGCTCGACCCGATCGACCTGATCAACCCCAAGTCCCGGATCAACGGCGAGGTGCCAGAGTTCATCGAGACCGAGCACTTCTTCCTGGATCTGCCGGCGCTGGCCGGGGCCCTGGGGGAGTGGCTGGCCACCCGCACCGACTGGCGTCCGAACGTCATGAAGTTCAGCCTGAACCTGCTCAAGGAGCTGCGTCCCCGGGCGATCACCCGCGACCTGGACTGGGGCGTCCCGATCCCGCTGGAGGGCTGGGAGGACGCGTCCATGAAGCGGATCTACGTCTGGTTCGACGCGGTGGTCGGCTACCTGTCGGCTGCGGTCGAATGGGCGCAGCGCTCCGGCGATCCGGACGCCTGGAAGCTGTGGTGGCAGTCGAGCGAGGCGAGCTCGTACTACTTCATGGGCAAGGACAACATCACCTTCCACTCGGTGATCTGGCCGGCCATCCTGCTGGGCGCCAATGGCTCCGGCGACAAGGGCGGACACGGCTCGGCGTTCAGCCCGCTGAACCTGCCCACCGAGGTGGTCTCCTCGGAGTACCTGACCATGTCGGGCTCGAAGCTGGCTTCCTCGCGCGGCCACGTCATCTACGTCCGCGACTTCCTGGCCGAGTTCGGCCCGGACGCGCTGCGCTACTTCATCGCGGTCAACGGCCCGGAGAACCAGGACACCGACTTCACCTGGGAGGAGTTCGTCCGGCGCAACAACTTCGAGCTGGCCAATGAGTGGGGCAACCTGGTCAACCGGTCGATCTCGATGGCGCACAAGAACGTCGGGGCCATCCCGGTCGCCGGTGAGTTGACCGAAGCCGATCAGGCCCTGCTGGACGCGTCCAAGGCGGCCTTCGACGTGGTCGGCGACCTGTGGGGCCGCTGCAAGTTCAAGCAGGCCACCACTGAGGCCATGCGGGTGGTCTCGCTGGCCAACAAGTACATCTCCGATCAGGAGCCGTGGAAGCTGAAGGACGATCCGGCCCGCCGCGACACCGTCCTGCACGTGGCGCTGCAGGTGGTCTCGGACGCCAACACCCTGCTCACCCCGCTGTTGCCGCATGCGGCCCAGAAGATCTTCGAGGCCCTCGGCGGCCAGGGAGTCTGGGCGGCTCAGCCGGAGCTGCGCACGGTCAGCCAGGAGGGCGGCCCGGACTACCCGGTGCTGACCGGCGACTACGTCAATCAGCAGGCGGTCTGGGCTTCGCGTCCGATCGTCGCGGGGACGCCGCTGGCCAAGCCGACGCCGCTGTTCACCAAGCTGGACGAGACTCTGGCCGAGACCGGCCCGTCCTGGGCTCCGATCGGCTGA
- a CDS encoding uridine kinase family protein has product MSTTPRIILIAGASGSGKSRLALAAGCPTLRLDDYYFDADHPDMPSTNLGIPDWDDPASWDAAGALAGLQELLTTGELVAPDYSITESRRVGSHRVHLDGCHCLTVEGIFAIEFLAHCRVAGLDVEPIYLDRPAGLVYLLRLRRDFAKKRKPPLIAIRRGWALRKAQPALRRKAMDAGFTPMSMRAAIAHLG; this is encoded by the coding sequence GTGAGCACGACCCCTCGGATCATCCTGATCGCCGGCGCGTCGGGCAGCGGAAAGTCGCGCCTGGCGCTGGCCGCCGGTTGCCCGACTCTGCGGCTGGACGACTACTACTTCGACGCCGACCACCCCGACATGCCGAGCACGAACCTGGGCATCCCCGACTGGGACGATCCGGCCTCCTGGGACGCGGCCGGTGCGCTGGCTGGGCTGCAGGAGCTGCTGACCACCGGTGAGCTGGTGGCCCCGGACTACTCGATCACCGAGAGCCGCCGGGTGGGCAGCCACCGGGTGCACCTGGACGGATGCCACTGCCTCACTGTGGAAGGCATCTTCGCCATCGAGTTCCTGGCCCACTGCCGAGTCGCCGGGCTGGACGTCGAGCCGATCTACCTGGATCGTCCGGCCGGCCTGGTCTACCTGCTGCGGTTGCGTCGGGACTTCGCCAAGAAGCGCAAGCCCCCGCTGATCGCCATCCGCCGCGGCTGGGCGCTGCGCAAGGCGCAACCCGCGCTGCGCCGCAAGGCCATGGACGCCGGCTTCACCCCGATGTCGATGCGCGCCGCGATCGCCCACCTCGGCTGA
- a CDS encoding phospho-sugar mutase: MSHELIQAWLRDDPDPATAAELRGLLERAEAGDAAAEAELSSAFAGRLEFGTAGLRGRLGPGPARMNRVLVSQAAAGLALYLLDQGLAGSPVVVGHDARHNSAVFAKDTAEILAGAGLRPLLCDRALPTPVVAFGIGHFSCAAAVVVTASHNPPQDNGYKVYLGDGSQIVPPADAEIAARIDAAAARPLAEIPRSDDYRMIGDDLVAGYLARAASLVDPATPRELNWVYTAMHGVGGAIVDQLVAATGFPAPHQVAEQQQPDPDFPTVAFPNPEEPGAIDLALALARTVEADIAIANDPDADRCAIAAPFAGTWRMLSGDELGWLLADDALRRSTAGVYACSVVSSTLLATMAAAHGQPFQTTLTGFKWIGRVPGLVFGYEEAIGYCTDPAAVPDKDGITTALRVLALAARLKADGSSIAERLDQIATDYGVHLTSQLSFRVSDLSLITAAMARIRQAPPAALAGEPVEVVDLARGSADLLPTDGVLFSGRRVRVVVRPSGTEPKLKCYLQVALAPGADLAADRAQASTLMSQARDEMARALGL; the protein is encoded by the coding sequence ATGTCGCACGAGTTGATCCAGGCCTGGCTGCGGGACGATCCGGACCCGGCCACCGCCGCTGAGCTGCGCGGGCTGCTGGAGCGGGCCGAGGCCGGTGATGCCGCCGCCGAGGCCGAGCTCTCCTCCGCCTTCGCCGGACGTCTGGAGTTCGGCACCGCCGGGCTGCGTGGACGACTCGGCCCCGGCCCCGCCCGGATGAACCGGGTGCTGGTCAGCCAGGCCGCCGCCGGGTTGGCGCTGTACCTGCTCGATCAGGGCCTGGCCGGCTCCCCGGTGGTCGTCGGTCACGACGCCCGGCACAACTCCGCGGTCTTCGCCAAGGACACCGCCGAGATCCTGGCTGGCGCCGGGCTGCGTCCGCTGCTGTGCGACCGGGCGCTGCCCACGCCGGTGGTCGCCTTCGGGATCGGGCACTTCTCCTGCGCCGCGGCCGTGGTGGTCACGGCCTCGCACAACCCGCCGCAGGACAACGGCTACAAGGTCTACCTGGGTGACGGCTCCCAGATCGTGCCGCCGGCCGACGCCGAGATCGCAGCCCGGATCGATGCGGCAGCTGCCCGTCCGCTGGCCGAGATCCCGCGCAGCGACGACTACCGGATGATCGGGGACGACCTGGTGGCCGGCTATCTGGCCCGCGCGGCCTCGCTGGTCGATCCGGCGACCCCGCGGGAGCTCAACTGGGTCTACACGGCCATGCACGGCGTCGGCGGCGCGATCGTCGACCAGCTGGTGGCGGCCACCGGCTTCCCGGCCCCGCACCAGGTGGCCGAGCAGCAGCAGCCCGATCCGGACTTCCCGACCGTCGCCTTCCCCAACCCCGAGGAGCCGGGAGCGATCGACCTGGCGTTGGCACTGGCCCGCACGGTCGAGGCCGACATCGCCATCGCCAACGATCCCGACGCCGACCGCTGCGCCATCGCCGCGCCGTTCGCCGGGACCTGGCGGATGCTCAGTGGGGACGAGTTGGGCTGGCTGCTGGCCGACGATGCGCTGCGCCGCAGCACGGCCGGGGTCTACGCCTGCTCGGTGGTCTCCAGCACGCTGCTCGCCACCATGGCCGCCGCCCACGGCCAGCCGTTCCAGACCACCCTGACCGGCTTCAAGTGGATCGGACGGGTGCCCGGACTGGTCTTCGGCTACGAAGAGGCGATCGGCTACTGCACCGACCCGGCCGCCGTCCCCGACAAGGACGGAATTACCACGGCCTTGCGGGTACTGGCTCTGGCCGCCCGGCTCAAGGCGGACGGTTCCAGCATCGCCGAGCGGCTCGATCAGATCGCCACTGACTACGGTGTTCACCTGACCTCGCAGCTGTCGTTCCGGGTCTCCGATCTCAGCTTGATCACCGCAGCCATGGCCCGGATCCGGCAGGCTCCGCCCGCGGCGCTGGCCGGTGAGCCGGTCGAGGTCGTCGATCTGGCCCGCGGCAGCGCCGACCTGCTGCCCACCGATGGCGTGCTGTTCAGCGGGCGGCGGGTGCGCGTGGTCGTCCGTCCGTCCGGGACCGAGCCGAAGCTGAAGTGCTACCTGCAGGTCGCGCTGGCACCGGGGGCCGACCTGGCCGCCGACCGGGCCCAGGCGTCCACCCTGATGTCGCAGGCGCGCGACGAGATGGCTCGAGCGCTGGGCCTGTGA
- a CDS encoding purine-nucleoside phosphorylase has product MTATNEPAQLAEHAAQTLLSRFNLTKIDLALVLGSGWSGASLELGETIGEVELAELPGFAKPVVAGHGGTLRLARTSAGKVAAFFSGRTHYYEGRGVAAVVHGVRTAAAAGADTLVLTNGCGGLNPEWGPGTPVLLRDHINLTAATPLTGATFIDLTQAYSPRLRDLAHQVDPGLPEGVYVQFPGPQYETPAEVRMAKVLGGDLVGMSTTLETIAAREAGLEVLGISLVTNLGAGISPTPLDHSEVIAAGKAAEPRLRGLLAGLLERL; this is encoded by the coding sequence GTGACCGCGACCAACGAACCCGCACAGCTGGCTGAACACGCCGCCCAGACCCTGCTCAGCCGCTTCAATCTCACCAAGATCGACCTCGCTCTCGTCCTCGGATCGGGCTGGTCGGGTGCCTCGCTCGAGCTCGGCGAGACGATCGGGGAGGTCGAGCTGGCCGAACTGCCCGGCTTCGCCAAGCCGGTCGTTGCCGGTCACGGCGGCACGTTGCGGCTGGCCCGGACCTCGGCCGGCAAGGTGGCCGCCTTCTTCAGCGGTCGCACCCACTACTACGAGGGACGCGGCGTCGCCGCAGTCGTCCATGGCGTCCGGACGGCGGCCGCCGCCGGTGCCGACACCCTGGTGCTGACCAATGGCTGTGGCGGCCTGAACCCCGAGTGGGGCCCGGGCACCCCGGTGCTGCTGCGCGACCACATCAATCTGACCGCGGCCACCCCGCTGACCGGAGCCACCTTCATCGACCTCACCCAGGCCTACTCGCCGCGACTGCGCGACTTGGCCCATCAGGTCGATCCCGGGCTGCCCGAGGGCGTCTACGTCCAGTTCCCCGGGCCGCAGTACGAGACTCCGGCCGAGGTGCGGATGGCCAAGGTGCTCGGTGGCGACCTGGTCGGCATGTCGACCACGCTGGAGACCATTGCGGCGCGCGAGGCGGGGCTCGAGGTGCTCGGCATCTCGCTGGTCACCAACCTGGGCGCCGGCATCTCGCCGACCCCGCTGGACCACTCCGAAGTGATCGCCGCGGGCAAGGCTGCCGAGCCCCGGCTGCGCGGCCTCCTGGCCGGGCTGCTGGAACGGCTCTAG
- a CDS encoding LacI family DNA-binding transcriptional regulator, whose amino-acid sequence MPTRVNATIVDVARSAGVSVSTVSKVINARYGVSERTAEHVRRVIAELGYESSLGARSLRSQRTGVLGVLVAEFEPFSTELLKGLGQAAEGSGYELLAYSGRIGPDPRYGWELRSLARLSGTLIDGAVLVTPTVSDPDYRIPVVALDPHAGSSSMPTIDSDSLTGAELAVNYLLSLGHRRIAMLAGRPDLNSAQLREAGYRRALQAAGIPVDPTLIEIGGFRPDSATAPARALLDRPDRPTAVFAANDLTAIRTIEVANELGLRVPEDLSVVGFDDVPDASQFRTPLTTIAQPLYQMGRLAMETLLRLLEGAELEESHLTLATTLVVRESTAPVPSR is encoded by the coding sequence GTGCCCACCCGCGTGAATGCGACCATCGTCGATGTGGCGCGCTCGGCGGGGGTGTCGGTCTCAACCGTCTCCAAGGTGATCAACGCCCGCTACGGCGTGTCCGAGCGCACCGCTGAGCACGTCCGCCGGGTGATCGCCGAACTGGGCTACGAGTCCAGTCTGGGTGCCCGCAGCCTGCGCTCTCAGCGCACCGGCGTGCTGGGCGTGCTGGTGGCCGAGTTCGAGCCGTTCAGCACCGAGCTGCTCAAGGGCCTCGGCCAGGCCGCCGAAGGCAGCGGCTACGAGTTGCTCGCCTACTCGGGTCGGATCGGGCCGGACCCACGCTACGGCTGGGAGCTTCGTTCGCTGGCCCGGCTGAGTGGGACGCTGATCGACGGGGCCGTGCTGGTCACGCCGACCGTCTCCGATCCCGACTACCGGATCCCGGTGGTGGCACTGGATCCACACGCCGGTTCGAGCTCGATGCCCACCATCGATTCCGACAGCCTCACCGGCGCCGAACTAGCGGTGAACTACCTGCTCAGCCTCGGCCATCGGCGGATCGCCATGCTTGCCGGACGCCCCGACCTCAACTCGGCTCAACTGCGCGAGGCGGGCTACCGCCGCGCGCTCCAGGCAGCGGGCATCCCGGTCGACCCGACGCTGATCGAGATCGGCGGCTTCCGTCCGGACTCGGCCACGGCCCCGGCCCGCGCGCTGCTGGATCGTCCTGATCGACCGACCGCGGTGTTCGCCGCCAACGACCTGACTGCGATTCGCACGATCGAAGTGGCCAACGAGCTCGGTCTGCGGGTACCGGAGGATCTCTCGGTGGTTGGCTTCGACGACGTCCCGGATGCCAGCCAGTTCCGGACCCCGCTGACCACGATCGCGCAGCCGCTGTACCAGATGGGCCGACTCGCCATGGAGACCTTGCTGCGGCTGCTCGAGGGCGCCGAGCTCGAGGAGTCTCACCTGACCCTGGCCACCACCTTGGTGGTGCGGGAGTCGACGGCGCCGGTTCCGAGCCGATGA
- a CDS encoding ROK family transcriptional regulator has protein sequence MSVAGTTEDVRRTNLAAILGILYRDGPASRAVLSKRTGRNRSTIASLVSDLVSLGLVSEHEPATMGQVGRPSPVVAVRPEVTAIAVNPEIDMLTIGLVGLDGNVRRVIRHEYDRIPSASEAVTITASVLAGMQVELDGLLVAGIGVAVPGQVRTGDGLVRNAPHLNWHDDPFAEPLSAATGYPVLVANDAALGALAEHEFGAGREHDNVIYVNGGASGIGAGVITGRTLLGGASGYAGELGHVRVSDAPVVDSAGIRGTLEAEVTRAELQKALGLPRAEPGQLEERLLADHSPAVAEVVGRQLTHLGTALGAAVNLFNPEVIALGGFLAALHSYDPQALRRSIASAALAPSLEGVQITPAALGSDLLMVGAAGLAFGPLLSDPSCAAN, from the coding sequence GTGAGCGTGGCAGGCACGACCGAGGACGTGCGACGGACGAACCTGGCTGCCATCCTCGGCATCCTCTACCGGGACGGGCCCGCGTCGCGGGCAGTGCTGAGCAAGCGCACCGGCCGGAACCGGTCGACGATCGCCAGCTTGGTGTCCGACCTGGTGTCGCTGGGGCTGGTCTCCGAGCATGAGCCGGCCACCATGGGTCAGGTCGGTCGCCCCTCCCCGGTGGTGGCGGTTCGTCCCGAGGTGACCGCGATCGCGGTCAACCCCGAGATCGACATGCTCACCATCGGCCTGGTCGGGCTGGACGGCAACGTCCGCCGAGTGATCCGCCACGAGTACGACCGGATTCCCAGCGCCTCGGAGGCGGTGACCATCACCGCGTCCGTCCTGGCTGGAATGCAGGTGGAACTGGACGGCCTGCTGGTGGCCGGGATCGGTGTCGCGGTACCCGGTCAGGTCCGGACCGGTGACGGACTGGTCCGCAACGCGCCGCACCTGAACTGGCATGACGATCCCTTCGCCGAGCCGCTCAGCGCGGCAACCGGCTACCCGGTGCTGGTGGCCAACGACGCCGCCCTGGGGGCGCTGGCCGAGCACGAGTTCGGGGCCGGCCGAGAGCACGACAACGTGATCTACGTCAACGGCGGCGCCTCCGGCATCGGTGCCGGGGTGATCACCGGCCGGACGCTTCTGGGCGGGGCCAGCGGTTACGCCGGCGAGCTCGGCCACGTCCGAGTCTCCGACGCACCCGTGGTCGACTCGGCCGGAATCAGGGGCACCCTCGAGGCCGAGGTCACTCGGGCTGAGCTGCAGAAGGCGCTGGGCCTGCCCCGCGCCGAACCCGGCCAGCTGGAGGAGCGGCTACTCGCCGACCACTCCCCTGCAGTCGCCGAAGTGGTCGGACGTCAGCTCACCCACTTGGGGACGGCGCTGGGCGCCGCGGTGAATCTGTTCAACCCGGAGGTCATCGCGCTGGGCGGCTTCTTGGCGGCCCTGCACAGCTACGATCCCCAGGCATTGCGGCGCAGCATCGCCTCCGCCGCACTCGCTCCGTCACTGGAGGGGGTGCAGATCACTCCCGCTGCTCTTGGATCGGACCTGCTGATGGTGGGGGCGGCCGGGCTCGCGTTCGGACCGCTGCTGTCCGACCCGAGTTGCGCGGCGAACTAG
- the mmsB gene encoding multiple monosaccharide ABC transporter permease has product MSTPAPTTPAPSKAAETSRNLAVDFRQYGILAALVVIILLFEVLTGGRLLLPGNVNNLIQQNSYVLILAIGMVMVIIAGHIDLSVGSVVAMVGAVAALAMSEWHLPWWIAVIISLLVGALVGAWQGFWVAFVGIPAFIATLAGQLLFRGLTLIFLHGGTIGGLPAEFVAIGAGWLPSWLGSIGTTDVLTMVLAIASCILLVFFLNRSRAGRKKLGLPIESAIPFWGKIIAAVVAILGIAWQLANYSGTPIILILLAALILGYNFLLNRSVFGRHIYAMGGNLFAAIMSGVKTKRVNFALFVNIGVLAALAGVVSTARAGSAVASAGKDYELDAIAAVFIGGAAVQGGVGTVTGAMIGGLVMGVLNMGLSILSVDAAWQMAIKGLVLLLAVAFDLINKRRGGR; this is encoded by the coding sequence ATGAGCACTCCGGCTCCGACTACCCCGGCTCCCAGCAAGGCCGCTGAGACCTCCCGCAACCTCGCGGTGGACTTCCGCCAGTACGGCATTCTGGCTGCGCTGGTCGTCATCATCTTGTTGTTCGAGGTGCTCACGGGTGGACGCCTGCTGTTGCCCGGCAACGTCAACAACCTGATCCAGCAGAACTCCTACGTGCTGATCCTGGCGATCGGCATGGTCATGGTGATCATCGCCGGCCACATCGACTTGTCGGTCGGCTCCGTGGTCGCCATGGTCGGCGCCGTGGCCGCCCTCGCCATGAGCGAATGGCACCTGCCCTGGTGGATCGCCGTGATCATCTCGCTGCTGGTCGGTGCCCTGGTCGGCGCCTGGCAAGGCTTCTGGGTCGCCTTCGTCGGCATCCCCGCGTTCATCGCCACCTTGGCCGGTCAGCTGCTGTTCCGTGGCCTCACCCTGATCTTCCTGCACGGCGGCACCATCGGCGGCCTGCCCGCCGAGTTCGTCGCCATCGGCGCCGGCTGGCTCCCCTCCTGGCTCGGCAGCATCGGCACCACCGACGTGCTGACCATGGTGCTCGCGATCGCGTCCTGCATCCTGCTGGTGTTCTTCCTCAACCGCTCGCGCGCCGGACGCAAGAAGCTCGGTCTGCCGATTGAGAGCGCCATCCCGTTCTGGGGCAAGATCATCGCCGCCGTCGTGGCGATCCTGGGTATCGCTTGGCAGCTGGCGAACTACTCCGGCACCCCGATCATCTTGATCCTGCTGGCCGCCCTGATCCTGGGCTACAACTTCCTGCTCAACCGGTCGGTGTTCGGACGCCACATCTATGCCATGGGTGGCAACCTGTTCGCCGCCATCATGAGCGGCGTCAAGACCAAGCGAGTGAACTTCGCCCTGTTCGTCAACATCGGTGTGCTCGCCGCCCTGGCCGGCGTCGTCTCCACCGCCCGTGCCGGCAGCGCAGTCGCCTCCGCCGGCAAGGACTACGAGTTGGACGCCATCGCAGCCGTGTTCATCGGCGGCGCAGCCGTCCAAGGCGGCGTCGGTACCGTCACCGGAGCCATGATCGGCGGCCTGGTCATGGGCGTGCTCAACATGGGCCTGTCCATCCTCTCGGTCGACGCCGCCTGGCAGATGGCCATCAAGGGACTCGTCCTCCTCCTGGCCGTCGCCTTCGACCTCATCAACAAGCGCCGAGGAGGCCGCTGA